A single region of the Gracilibacillus caseinilyticus genome encodes:
- a CDS encoding GrpB family protein, producing the protein MLGVNKGEVKLDPPSEDWKNLFQIEQKLLHTITGADIVDMQHIGSTSIQHISAKPIIDMLIGVNDLKRIEHFGRTKLKNHGYYHLSKVRVEGKEVFAKFSNMEKLTKTHILHVVKYQGPLWNQLTYFRDYMNANREKAKEYEALKQELAWKYPNDERSYTMEKKKFVDRIIRDLQ; encoded by the coding sequence ATGTTAGGTGTTAATAAAGGAGAAGTAAAACTTGATCCACCTTCTGAAGATTGGAAAAACTTATTTCAGATAGAACAGAAGCTGTTACACACGATTACTGGAGCTGACATTGTAGATATGCAGCATATAGGGAGTACCTCTATTCAGCATATCAGTGCGAAACCAATCATTGATATGCTGATCGGAGTGAATGATTTAAAGCGAATAGAGCATTTTGGCAGAACAAAATTAAAAAATCATGGTTACTATCATTTATCGAAAGTACGTGTGGAGGGGAAAGAGGTTTTTGCTAAGTTTAGTAATATGGAAAAACTGACGAAGACACATATTCTCCATGTTGTGAAATATCAGGGACCGCTATGGAACCAGCTCACTTATTTTAGAGATTATATGAATGCCAACCGAGAAAAAGCAAAAGAATATGAGGCACTCAAGCAGGAATTAGCATGGAAATATCCTAATGATGAACGTTCGTATACAATGGAAAAAAAGAAATTTGTAGATAGGATAATAAGAGATCTCCAATAG
- a CDS encoding GNAT family N-acetyltransferase gives MFYHKIDEELSLKLIELKDAEKVFALTESSRDYLREWLPWLDFTTKLEDTKAFIRNSLKGYAEGESLTTFIVYQNEIVGTASYNNLDRSNKIAYIGYWLGEDYQGKGIMTRVAGALTDYAINELNMNKVDIRAAAQNQKSRAVPEQLGFVQEGSVRQAEWLYDHYVDHVIYGMLADEWKKA, from the coding sequence ATGTTTTACCATAAAATAGACGAAGAATTATCCTTAAAATTAATAGAATTAAAAGATGCCGAAAAAGTATTTGCCTTAACTGAAAGTTCACGCGATTATCTCCGTGAATGGCTGCCATGGCTTGATTTCACAACAAAATTAGAAGACACCAAAGCATTTATCCGAAATTCCTTGAAGGGCTATGCGGAAGGAGAGAGTCTTACTACTTTTATTGTCTATCAAAATGAAATCGTAGGAACCGCGAGCTACAATAATCTCGACAGGAGCAACAAAATAGCTTATATCGGTTACTGGCTTGGAGAGGATTATCAAGGAAAAGGCATTATGACACGAGTGGCAGGTGCGTTAACAGACTATGCCATAAACGAGCTGAACATGAATAAAGTAGATATTCGAGCTGCAGCACAAAATCAAAAAAGCAGAGCAGTCCCAGAACAATTAGGATTTGTCCAGGAAGGAAGCGTCAGACAGGCAGAATGGTTATATGATCATTATGTTGATCATGTTATTTATGGCATGTTGGCGGATGAATGGAAGAAAGCCTAA
- the addB gene encoding helicase-exonuclease AddAB subunit AddB, whose protein sequence is MLLRFLMGSATVNKSEQCLQEIRQELRQDPQGPSIIYLVPDQMTFQQEYALLNGDDINGSIRAQVYSFSRLAWRVMQLTGGATKKYITSTGMQMMLRKIVEERTDDWKVFQKAIEKQGFIEQLEEMITEFKRYCVTPDLITAQLDEMDRFQHKTVGEVALHHKLDDLLYIYQSLQHALAGHYMDSEDQLQQLVEKLEDTNFLENTTVYIDGFHQFTPQELLVIEVMIKKAKNVTVTLTLEELNNEVTPLDLFYQTKETYYQLQQLAEQASVPVEIEYADQNAETKDAFIHLDHHFDSRPVQPFSGEAPIRIAEAVHPRAEVEGTAQEIVRLVRDQGYRYRDLAILIREPDVYHDLITTVFQDYQIPIFVDEKRTMLNHPLIETVRSLLDVVEGNWRYDAVFRLLKAGFIPQGEGEFRLDQEAIDELENYVLEYGVRGRSRWLSDKDWIFQRFRGFDQSTQTDRELVAQKRINHYRDKIAESLTNIDTKLRTLPTIRQKTIALFEWLESIGAPAQLEQMREDFDAQGRVEKGREQDQVWDAVIQLLEEITEVAGEEEMSLSTFRNVLESGFDALRFSHVPPSIDHVVVGSIDRSRMHGIKTAFLLGVNEGTWPMKPGSDGLITEEERSVLQTHGLKLAEGSKRQLLDDWFYVYLAFSLPADYLWISYPISNEEGNQKAASSLIKRMEELFPHQQSRLFLQDPEEMTEANRFVTTPNKTRGALTAQLARKLRGYPIESIWESVLNWFIEHSVKQQIHQQVLKSLFYQNKPVDLEKDTVQALYEKEINASVSRLEMYHRCSYQHFARYSLGLEDRPTYKLDAPDIGQLFHEALKQITEWIQKEGRQFADVYDQDARKYANRAVGELANVLQHQILHSSNRYQYIQKKLESVIARATFILSEQARKTHFAPVGLEVGFGYPDQLQSLTVPLPNDHTLLLRGRIDRVDQAFENEQLYLRIIDYKSSAKGLNLTEVYYGLALQMLAYLDVVLQNAEGWLGHPASPAGVLYFHVHNPMISADDFLSEDKLEQEIFKKFKMKGLMVDQEEVVRMMDTTLDYGRSNIIPAGFSKTGSFYKGSQVAEQNVFNELQGYIHRLMENAGLAITEGKVDLNPFQQQQLTACTFCDFRSVCQFDPTLAENNYRKLKEMKDEEVIEAIKRGEA, encoded by the coding sequence CTGTTGTTGCGATTTTTAATGGGTAGTGCGACAGTGAATAAAAGCGAGCAATGTTTACAAGAAATCAGACAAGAACTCAGGCAAGATCCCCAAGGTCCTTCCATTATCTATTTAGTTCCAGATCAAATGACATTCCAGCAAGAATATGCGCTTTTAAATGGTGACGACATAAATGGTTCGATTCGTGCGCAGGTGTACAGCTTTTCACGGTTGGCTTGGCGTGTAATGCAGCTGACAGGTGGGGCAACCAAGAAATATATTACGTCCACCGGGATGCAAATGATGCTGAGAAAGATTGTCGAGGAGCGGACAGACGATTGGAAAGTCTTTCAAAAAGCAATCGAAAAGCAAGGTTTTATCGAACAGTTAGAGGAAATGATCACTGAATTTAAACGATATTGTGTGACACCGGATCTTATTACGGCACAATTAGATGAAATGGATCGTTTCCAGCATAAAACTGTCGGAGAAGTGGCATTACATCATAAATTAGATGACTTATTATACATTTATCAAAGCCTGCAGCATGCATTGGCAGGGCATTATATGGATAGTGAGGATCAGCTGCAGCAGTTAGTAGAAAAACTCGAAGACACGAATTTTCTTGAGAATACGACTGTTTATATTGACGGTTTTCATCAGTTTACACCACAAGAATTACTAGTCATTGAGGTAATGATCAAAAAAGCCAAAAATGTGACGGTTACGTTAACGTTAGAGGAACTGAACAATGAAGTGACGCCGTTAGACTTATTTTACCAAACAAAAGAAACCTATTATCAGTTACAACAACTGGCAGAACAAGCATCAGTCCCGGTGGAGATAGAATATGCAGATCAGAATGCGGAGACTAAAGATGCCTTTATTCATTTGGATCATCATTTTGACAGCCGGCCTGTACAGCCTTTTTCTGGTGAAGCGCCGATTCGGATTGCGGAAGCAGTACATCCGCGTGCAGAGGTGGAGGGGACTGCTCAGGAAATAGTACGGTTAGTGAGAGATCAGGGCTATCGTTATCGTGACTTGGCTATTTTAATACGCGAACCGGATGTGTACCATGATTTAATTACAACCGTTTTTCAAGATTATCAAATACCGATTTTCGTTGACGAGAAGCGTACGATGCTGAACCACCCTCTCATTGAGACCGTTCGCTCGTTATTAGATGTTGTGGAAGGGAATTGGCGTTACGATGCCGTTTTTCGTCTGTTAAAAGCTGGTTTTATTCCGCAAGGCGAGGGAGAATTCCGGCTGGATCAGGAAGCTATTGATGAGTTGGAAAATTATGTGCTGGAATATGGTGTCAGGGGCAGAAGCAGATGGTTATCAGATAAAGACTGGATTTTTCAGCGATTCAGAGGGTTTGATCAATCTACCCAGACGGATCGGGAATTAGTGGCGCAAAAACGCATCAATCATTATCGGGATAAAATTGCCGAGTCATTGACGAACATTGACACAAAGCTACGGACATTACCAACGATCCGTCAAAAAACAATTGCATTATTCGAATGGCTTGAATCGATCGGTGCCCCTGCGCAATTAGAACAAATGCGGGAAGATTTCGATGCACAAGGACGGGTGGAGAAAGGCCGTGAGCAGGACCAGGTCTGGGATGCGGTCATTCAGTTGCTGGAAGAAATAACGGAAGTAGCGGGCGAGGAGGAAATGTCGCTTTCCACCTTCCGAAATGTATTAGAATCCGGGTTCGATGCCCTGCGTTTTTCACATGTGCCTCCAAGTATTGATCACGTTGTGGTTGGTTCAATTGACAGATCGAGAATGCACGGTATTAAGACAGCTTTCTTGTTAGGTGTCAATGAAGGGACCTGGCCAATGAAACCAGGTAGCGATGGACTGATTACAGAGGAAGAGCGATCTGTGTTACAAACACATGGTTTAAAGCTGGCGGAAGGTAGTAAACGTCAGTTGTTGGATGATTGGTTCTACGTCTATTTAGCCTTTTCCTTGCCAGCGGATTATTTATGGATCAGTTATCCAATCAGTAATGAAGAGGGCAACCAAAAGGCTGCTTCCTCATTGATAAAGAGAATGGAAGAGTTATTTCCTCATCAACAGAGTCGATTATTTTTGCAAGATCCGGAGGAAATGACGGAAGCAAATCGATTTGTCACGACACCGAACAAAACACGAGGTGCGTTGACAGCACAATTGGCAAGAAAGCTGAGAGGTTACCCGATTGAATCAATTTGGGAATCTGTGTTGAATTGGTTTATTGAGCATTCGGTCAAGCAACAGATTCATCAGCAAGTATTAAAGAGTTTGTTTTATCAAAATAAACCGGTGGATTTGGAAAAGGATACGGTTCAAGCATTATATGAGAAAGAAATCAATGCAAGTGTATCAAGGTTGGAAATGTATCATCGTTGTTCCTATCAGCATTTTGCCAGGTACAGCTTAGGATTGGAAGATCGTCCAACCTACAAGCTGGATGCACCTGATATTGGGCAATTATTCCATGAAGCATTAAAACAAATTACCGAATGGATCCAGAAAGAAGGCAGGCAATTTGCAGATGTTTATGATCAGGATGCCAGGAAATATGCAAATCGTGCGGTAGGTGAGCTGGCGAATGTGCTGCAGCATCAGATACTGCACAGTTCCAATCGTTATCAATATATCCAAAAGAAATTAGAGAGTGTCATCGCAAGAGCAACCTTTATATTAAGTGAACAAGCGCGGAAGACACACTTCGCCCCGGTAGGCTTAGAAGTTGGGTTTGGTTATCCGGATCAACTGCAGTCATTAACGGTACCGTTACCGAACGATCACACGTTATTGTTGCGTGGACGCATTGACCGAGTCGATCAAGCGTTTGAAAATGAACAATTATATTTGCGAATTATTGACTATAAATCCAGTGCAAAAGGGTTAAATCTAACGGAAGTGTATTATGGACTTGCACTGCAGATGCTAGCTTATTTAGATGTCGTATTACAAAATGCAGAAGGCTGGCTTGGACACCCGGCCTCACCAGCAGGGGTGCTTTATTTCCACGTCCATAATCCGATGATTTCAGCAGACGACTTTTTATCAGAAGACAAACTCGAACAAGAAATCTTCAAAAAATTCAAAATGAAAGGTCTGATGGTCGATCAGGAAGAGGTTGTCCGGATGATGGATACCACATTAGATTACGGCCGAAGTAATATTATTCCTGCTGGCTTCAGTAAAACAGGGTCCTTTTATAAAGGTTCACAAGTAGCGGAGCAAAATGTCTTTAACGAACTGCAAGGCTATATTCACCGATTAATGGAGAATGCCGGACTTGCGATTACAGAAGGTAAAGTGGATCTTAATCCATTTCAACAGCAGCAATTAACAGCCTGTACATTCTGTGATTTCCGTTCTGTCTGTCAATTTGATCCGACACTTGCGGAAAATAATTATCGTAAATTAAAAGAAATGAAAGACGAAGAAGTAATCGAAGCAATCAAGCGGGGTGAAGCATAG